AGTAATGTAACGCAGTCAACAGACAACCTGCGGTAGAGACACAGTTCAACGTGCCTCCGTCCTGACGGGAggtttaaatgtgtttgaagAGTTCATCTGACAGAGCTGAAGTTAACAGAACACTTCACAAGAACTAAAACTCAAACAGTAAAAAGCTACAATATAAAATGAGGACATAAAATACATGCATGTACATGCACATACTTTTATTGTGGCAACTCTCTCAGAGCTCCAGCAGACTTCCTGTTTCCACTGAATCAGTTTCTCAGTAAAGGAGGGCGTTGGTTTGAGTAAACAGTCTGCTGTGTTCTCAGGATGGAGGATTAATACTGataggctttcatccaggacacTGCTGCTACTGTCCcgagtttcactttcactttccaatcagctgatcgttcatgtcccgtgttcacgacGTTCAGTTTCatcttcactgtacaaacatagtaacagtaacagccAAACCATGGAGTTATTCCCTAAACCGAACTATAGTGGTtctgttacctaaacctaaagattgACTCCAACACCAAGGGGCGCGATGCCAAGAGGCGTAACAACTCGGCGGTATGTGACGTATTGGGATGAAGTCGTGGCTATAGAATCTATTGtttcatttaaaggtacagtgtgcaagatttggtgacatctagtggtgtggttgcagattgcaaccaactgagtactcctcctctcactcctccctttataAGAGTGTAAAACtgcggtaacgccgttcacctcgctcagaggtcatccataccataataacactactttaggagcaacaggaagtcagacggcggctggcggtaccacgttaccgcagtttcaccaACGTGTCGGataactacggtggccttcaggtaaagtaaaaacgtgaaagactctctctagagccggagtttggtttgtctgttctgggctaccaTAGAAACACtgaggactccgtgaagaggaccagctccctcTGGACACATGAAGGACTCGTTCTAAACTACAGAAACACAACCAGTCTTAGTTTCAGCTGgtgaatgaaaacatagttatgaatatgatATTTCTGATAATAGATCCCTGAAATGTCTCAAACACTGGTCTTTAAACGAAGCCTCTAATGTCCTCCTCCCCTCAAACCGGTCATGACTGTGTAAACCAGGTTTATATGCTCAGGTGAGTGTTAACACACCTTAGGACGACGTTGCACAGTGTTTCCCGGCACGTGAGTTATGTAACGCTGTGAGACATAAGCGCTCGTGATCTTTTGTCCTGTAACAGCCGGCAGAAGGAAGTGCATATATGGTCAAACAGGTGTGACTGCAAGTTTACAGCCTGACATAACGGAGACATACAGACTTTACCTTCCACACAGCAACCAGCCGAGTCTCACAGaggaagcagaagcagaaggaTGATGCCGTGGAGAGGACTGGTGGACCACCGGGGGGAGTGTAACCGGGCGGTGCTGCTGTTTGTGGCTCACTTTGACCACGGCGTGGGGCTGGCGAGGAGACCTGGAGCCCAGCGGGACGCCAAGAGACTCCACCGCACCCTCAGCAAGCTGGGCTTCAAGGTGGACATCCACAGCGACCTCAGCAGCGACGAGATCTACGAGCTGTTTCTCAAAGGTACGTGTTTAACGTAGGTTTGACAAGTCCAGAGCTGGAATATGAAacacacaacaaccacaacTCTTCATGTGTGTATAACTGTGTATTCGTGCAGAGAGCCGGCGGCCCGTGAAGGACTGTTTTCTGTCCGTCTTGTCGTCTCACGGGGACGAGGGCTGCGTGTTCGGGGCTGATGGGAAACCCGTCCAACTGTCACGTGTCTTCTCATATTTTGACAACGACTACATGGAGACGAAGGCCAAAGTGTTCCTCATCCAGGTCAGACCGtcaccaacacacactgagcatgatgctggagagggggggggttaATGAGGTCTGGTTGTGGTCTCTGCAGGCGTGTCGGGGTCCTGGTCTGGATGATGGCGTGGAGGTGGATTCAGCTGGTGACACCAGAG
The Sebastes fasciatus isolate fSebFas1 unplaced genomic scaffold, fSebFas1.pri Scaffold_27, whole genome shotgun sequence genome window above contains:
- the LOC141763700 gene encoding caspase-3-like translates to MMPWRGLVDHRGECNRAVLLFVAHFDHGVGLARRPGAQRDAKRLHRTLSKLGFKVDIHSDLSSDEIYELFLKESRRPVKDCFLSVLSSHGDEGCVFGADGKPVQLSRVFSYFDNDYMETKAKVFLIQACRGPGLDDGVEVDSAGDTREEGSFSQHLSVPVDTAVMYATPAGYGAFMHPLGSVFLQTFCSLLKEDGNRNLELTRLMTRLAHSVAYTFQATGGVLAGKKEMPCFLTRLTREVFPFAEPGKDGGAAAGLSATSLLATEGVSTRTPSIS